A single window of Leptospira semungkisensis DNA harbors:
- a CDS encoding MarR family winged helix-turn-helix transcriptional regulator — MATHFKGKAREIKVLDAYIKLSRCADSIKAMEEKFLSQHGLTSGQFGCLETLYHLGPMCQKEIGQKIFSCEGNITQIVDNLEKRSLVIRVRSEEDRRYFIINLTPSGKELIGKTFPNYVDQLKDKMSSLSDDELKQLGQICKTVGLST, encoded by the coding sequence ATGGCCACTCATTTCAAAGGAAAGGCGAGAGAGATAAAGGTACTAGATGCCTATATTAAATTGAGTCGATGTGCAGATTCAATCAAGGCTATGGAAGAAAAATTCCTGAGCCAACACGGACTTACCAGCGGCCAATTCGGATGCTTGGAGACTCTTTATCACTTGGGTCCGATGTGCCAAAAAGAAATTGGCCAAAAGATCTTTTCCTGCGAAGGCAATATCACTCAAATCGTAGACAACCTTGAAAAGAGATCCTTGGTCATTCGAGTCAGAAGCGAAGAAGATAGACGTTATTTTATTATCAACCTTACACCCTCGGGCAAGGAACTAATCGGCAAGACTTTTCCAAATTATGTGGATCAACTGAAGGACAAGATGTCTTCTCTCAGTGACGATGAGTTAAAACAGCTCGGACAGATCTGCAAGACCGTAGGGCTCTCGACTTAA
- a CDS encoding NAD(P)/FAD-dependent oxidoreductase codes for MTKRLVVIGGGAAGFFGAIQTRILSENKIEVSLYEKSPNVLSKVKISGGGRCNVTHSCFEPEELSKRYPRGEKELRRAFEIFQPKDTIRFFETRGVKLKTESDGRMFPVTDDSESILQCLLQEAKRLGIRIRTKAPITGIYTNEDPSRKKFRIQTEEGEEDFDSVLVASGSSRKVWGWLENMGHTIESPVPSLFTFEIQNDLLDGFQGLSISDAELSLQNSKLKQRGPVLFTHWGLSGPAVLKLSAWGARSLFQTEYKENLIIDWIPDLSRQDLRDFLLKKKKENPSRKPGSYSEFDLPSRFWERVWEKALGSDKRWSEVSSKELHEVEETLKRTVLKIQGKGVFKDEFVTCGGVKRKEVDFSKMESKIVPGLYFAGEVLDIDGITGGFNFQNAWTTSYIAGSSISKETNSNVPDKN; via the coding sequence ATGACCAAACGACTCGTAGTGATTGGGGGAGGAGCCGCTGGATTCTTCGGAGCGATCCAAACCCGCATTCTATCTGAGAACAAGATAGAGGTCTCTCTCTACGAAAAGTCTCCTAATGTTCTCTCTAAGGTAAAGATTTCTGGCGGGGGAAGGTGCAACGTCACTCACTCTTGCTTTGAACCTGAGGAATTATCTAAAAGATATCCGAGAGGAGAAAAGGAATTAAGAAGAGCGTTCGAGATCTTCCAACCTAAGGATACGATCCGATTCTTCGAAACCAGGGGAGTTAAATTAAAGACGGAGTCGGACGGCAGAATGTTCCCCGTCACGGATGACTCAGAGAGCATCTTACAATGTTTGTTACAGGAAGCGAAACGATTAGGGATCAGGATTCGCACTAAGGCCCCAATCACAGGGATCTATACGAACGAAGACCCTTCTCGCAAGAAATTCAGAATCCAAACAGAAGAAGGCGAAGAAGATTTCGATTCAGTACTAGTCGCGAGCGGCTCTTCCCGAAAAGTCTGGGGTTGGCTGGAGAATATGGGACATACGATAGAATCTCCGGTGCCTTCTCTTTTTACGTTCGAAATACAGAATGATCTGTTGGATGGTTTTCAGGGCCTTTCCATATCCGACGCAGAGCTATCATTACAAAATTCTAAATTAAAACAAAGAGGTCCCGTATTATTCACTCATTGGGGATTGAGCGGGCCTGCAGTCCTAAAGCTTTCTGCCTGGGGCGCTAGATCTTTGTTCCAAACTGAATATAAGGAAAACTTAATTATAGATTGGATTCCCGATCTTTCTCGCCAGGACCTAAGGGATTTCCTTTTGAAAAAGAAGAAGGAAAATCCATCTCGTAAACCAGGAAGTTACTCCGAGTTCGATTTGCCTTCTCGATTTTGGGAAAGAGTTTGGGAGAAGGCACTCGGTTCCGACAAGAGATGGTCGGAAGTTTCTTCCAAAGAACTTCACGAAGTAGAAGAGACCTTAAAGAGAACCGTTTTAAAGATACAAGGTAAGGGAGTCTTTAAGGATGAATTCGTGACCTGCGGAGGAGTCAAACGCAAGGAAGTGGATTTCTCCAAGATGGAAAGTAAGATTGTGCCAGGATTGTATTTTGCCGGTGAGGTTTTGGATATAGACGGGATTACCGGCGGATTTAATTTTCAAAATGCCTGGACTACTTCTTATATAGCAGGCTCGTCTATTTCTAAAGAAACTAATTCCAACGTTCCGGATAAGAACTGA
- a CDS encoding VOC family protein: MIHHIAISTEDPQRLKQFYEKIPGLVFEKDHFFKDGELRSSWFLAGNIRLMIEKEPIKKAPFALVFSASSPEERKKIELDFGDILKEETDYTKYFLDPDGNRLGFSSYPERWN, from the coding sequence ATGATCCATCATATCGCGATCTCCACCGAAGATCCGCAGAGACTCAAACAATTTTACGAAAAGATCCCTGGACTCGTTTTCGAGAAGGATCATTTCTTTAAGGACGGAGAACTCAGATCTTCTTGGTTCTTGGCAGGAAACATTCGCCTCATGATAGAAAAGGAACCGATCAAAAAGGCTCCGTTCGCATTGGTATTCTCGGCTTCTTCTCCCGAGGAAAGAAAGAAAATAGAATTAGATTTTGGGGATATTCTGAAAGAAGAAACGGATTATACTAAGTATTTTCTGGATCCAGACGGAAATCGTTTAGGTTTCAGTTCTTATCCGGAACGTTGGAATTAG
- a CDS encoding LIC_13029 family protein, translating into MGEIQSKHAGSSEMLEASDLKTLKDKKTSREISVLLYRVLFRSEEVRGGSVKVVKETFIRTHSNHPELFPILDRAKFVRDMLSVFKTSSVLGIDKLEPFFAGIHAAFQSEIRYLLGKSTQFTFDIMFQVIESILQEMSHPEDQRTVDVKDREIILKHFKAYNDLSKFFNKMGTSKAVIDKKDEIITEISIAHKEITIVSIENMFRNILAQILLSRKYNCGNLIDKWSTEYGFGPEQAQAMRVHIQQTATLTDFRTQYANALRAIGTENEMDLMFLRTLSNYYASWVTQVSEQIPA; encoded by the coding sequence ATGGGAGAAATCCAGAGCAAGCATGCAGGATCGAGCGAGATGCTCGAAGCATCCGACTTAAAAACTCTGAAAGATAAGAAGACCTCCCGAGAGATTTCCGTCCTTCTATATCGAGTTTTATTTCGTAGCGAAGAAGTCAGAGGCGGATCGGTCAAGGTCGTCAAAGAAACTTTTATCCGCACTCATTCCAATCATCCAGAACTCTTTCCCATCTTAGACAGAGCTAAATTCGTTCGAGACATGCTCTCTGTTTTCAAGACCTCCAGCGTTCTTGGTATAGATAAACTAGAACCTTTTTTTGCAGGGATCCATGCAGCCTTCCAAAGCGAGATCCGTTATCTTCTAGGCAAGTCCACTCAGTTCACTTTTGATATCATGTTCCAGGTGATTGAGTCCATTTTGCAAGAGATGAGCCACCCGGAAGACCAACGGACAGTCGACGTAAAAGATAGAGAGATCATTCTGAAACATTTCAAAGCGTATAATGATCTATCAAAATTCTTTAATAAGATGGGAACTTCCAAGGCAGTCATCGACAAAAAGGATGAGATCATTACAGAGATCTCGATCGCTCATAAAGAAATTACGATCGTATCCATCGAGAATATGTTCAGAAATATTCTGGCTCAGATCCTTCTTTCCAGAAAATACAACTGCGGAAATTTGATCGATAAGTGGTCCACAGAATACGGCTTCGGGCCGGAGCAAGCTCAGGCAATGAGAGTGCATATCCAACAGACTGCCACTCTTACCGATTTCAGAACCCAATACGCAAACGCGTTACGCGCTATTGGAACGGAAAATGAGATGGATCTTATGTTCCTGAGGACCCTATCCAACTATTATGCTTCCTGGGTCACTCAGGTCTCAGAACAGATCCCTGCTTAA
- a CDS encoding pirin family protein — MGFRRITGTRIAEKTLEGGGFPVRRPFPVPGFSYWDPFLLLDEMGPVIYEPGKAIGAPDHPHRGFETVTYLLSGEMEHRDSWGHAGKLKEGGIQWMTAGAGLVHSELPSADFQSRGGRMHGFQIWVNLPREKKLISPRYQEVDSSELPTIEKDGAWARVIAGELWGTKAIIQTETPIVFFHLKLSPGAYAEVPVPEGYNILAYPFVGGGTVIDPEKEWDLEEGETTYYQGGEGIIGFRAPENFAWEILVLGGQPLNEPVARYGPFVMTTPQEIQQAFEDYSDGKMGTI; from the coding sequence ATGGGTTTTAGACGAATAACCGGAACAAGAATCGCCGAAAAAACTTTAGAGGGAGGAGGGTTTCCTGTAAGAAGACCATTTCCCGTGCCAGGCTTTTCTTACTGGGATCCTTTTTTATTACTAGATGAAATGGGTCCTGTAATTTATGAACCGGGAAAAGCGATCGGAGCACCTGACCATCCTCACCGCGGTTTCGAAACCGTTACGTATCTTTTATCCGGAGAGATGGAACATAGAGATTCCTGGGGACACGCGGGAAAATTAAAAGAAGGCGGCATCCAATGGATGACTGCAGGAGCGGGGCTCGTACATTCCGAATTGCCTTCTGCAGATTTTCAATCCAGAGGCGGAAGAATGCACGGATTTCAGATCTGGGTAAACCTTCCTCGCGAGAAAAAACTTATTTCCCCGAGATATCAGGAAGTTGACTCCTCTGAATTGCCTACCATTGAGAAAGACGGGGCTTGGGCTCGAGTGATTGCAGGAGAACTTTGGGGAACCAAGGCAATTATTCAAACAGAGACTCCTATCGTATTCTTTCATTTGAAACTTTCTCCAGGAGCGTATGCAGAGGTTCCAGTCCCTGAGGGATACAATATTCTGGCTTATCCTTTTGTGGGTGGAGGAACAGTAATCGATCCTGAGAAAGAATGGGATCTAGAAGAAGGTGAGACCACGTATTACCAAGGGGGAGAAGGAATCATAGGCTTCCGTGCTCCTGAAAATTTTGCTTGGGAAATCTTGGTCTTAGGTGGACAGCCATTGAATGAGCCTGTGGCTCGTTATGGTCCTTTTGTGATGACCACTCCTCAAGAGATCCAACAAGCCTTCGAAGACTATTCGGACGGCAAGATGGGCACAATCTAA
- a CDS encoding aldo/keto reductase produces the protein MQSSILNQSIRLNNGVEMPVFGLGVWKTKSGNECVEAVNWALEAGYRHIDTAKIYGNESDVGRAIRESGIPRDELFITTKLWNGDQKNPRKAIEESLKSLGLDRVDLYLIHFPVGSTRKQAWKELEKFYKEGLARAIGVSNYMIPHLQELFEYAEITPTVNQVEYHPFLNQNELLNTCKKNNIVLEAYSPLAHGQRVSDAKLLDIAKKYGKTPAQILIRWAIDKGMVVIPKSVRKERILENSQVFDFKLSQEDLNEIETWNENFRTCWDPTGA, from the coding sequence ATGCAAAGTTCTATTCTCAATCAATCGATCCGTTTAAACAACGGAGTGGAAATGCCTGTATTCGGATTGGGCGTTTGGAAGACGAAATCCGGAAACGAATGTGTAGAGGCGGTAAACTGGGCCCTAGAAGCCGGATATAGACATATAGATACTGCCAAAATCTATGGAAATGAATCCGACGTAGGAAGAGCGATCCGAGAAAGCGGTATTCCAAGAGATGAATTGTTTATCACCACCAAGCTTTGGAATGGAGACCAAAAAAATCCACGCAAAGCGATCGAAGAATCACTCAAGTCTTTAGGATTAGATCGTGTGGATCTCTATTTGATCCATTTCCCTGTAGGGAGTACAAGAAAACAAGCCTGGAAGGAATTGGAGAAATTCTATAAAGAAGGATTAGCCAGGGCGATCGGCGTCAGCAATTATATGATTCCACATCTTCAGGAATTATTCGAATACGCTGAGATCACTCCTACAGTCAATCAGGTGGAATATCATCCCTTCTTAAACCAGAACGAACTCCTAAATACTTGCAAAAAGAATAATATAGTCTTGGAAGCTTACAGTCCTCTCGCACATGGACAACGAGTCTCCGATGCAAAATTGCTCGATATTGCAAAGAAATACGGAAAGACTCCGGCGCAAATATTGATTCGTTGGGCCATTGATAAGGGAATGGTAGTCATTCCTAAATCGGTGCGCAAGGAAAGGATCTTAGAAAATTCACAAGTTTTTGATTTCAAACTTTCTCAGGAAGATCTGAACGAAATAGAGACTTGGAACGAAAACTTCCGCACCTGTTGGGATCCTACGGGAGCCTGA
- a CDS encoding GNAT family N-acetyltransferase, which yields MSSVEHDTSARKFFLIEEGREAHLMYREIGANVWDLYHTFVPSEFRGKGIASQLADKALSEARKSGKKIIPNCSYVQTYLKRHPEYSDIVIE from the coding sequence ATGAGTTCAGTCGAACACGATACTTCCGCTAGAAAGTTTTTTCTGATCGAAGAAGGAAGAGAGGCCCATCTTATGTACAGAGAGATCGGAGCTAATGTCTGGGACTTGTATCATACATTCGTGCCTAGCGAGTTCAGAGGAAAAGGAATCGCATCTCAATTAGCGGATAAGGCTTTAAGCGAGGCTCGCAAGTCAGGCAAAAAGATCATTCCGAACTGCTCTTATGTTCAAACCTATCTCAAAAGACATCCTGAATATTCCGATATAGTTATAGAATGA
- a CDS encoding sensor histidine kinase has translation MEDEKKSGLLNRIFKLIKEYSIPKLSVSSGLSFWRELILTSLIFSISLLGTLAYIPSVYLAWKEGKTEILWIDTFALILIYILVIGKRISFGIKAALILFLNFLLGTALLIALGPEGGGMLWLFPFPVLAGVLFGLVPSLLGLLANAIVVYLVAQAPYYFSLPWYMAPERMYVVGLNFLIANTIVCVPLTILMRGLQTSIERRNEYLSNLRLRKSHIYRSKRILENEVARRIEIERTLEENLREKEVLLHEIHHRVKNNLQIVSGMLNLQNMYSGESTSSEVLTKAQSRISAMAMIHDHLYKQDRFANVDMKNYLESLLQHLVTSYFPTGNRIGFESDLDPVRISMERAIPCGLIVNELISNSLKHAFPGETKGNIKVQLKIKGSHLHLTVEDDGVGMPSIQEWFGVGSSKAEPSDSLGLMIIRSLCSQLKAELDLKNTGGTSVCLIFLAQ, from the coding sequence ATGGAAGATGAAAAAAAATCCGGCTTGCTGAATCGGATTTTCAAATTGATCAAAGAATACTCTATTCCCAAGCTATCCGTATCCTCAGGACTTTCCTTTTGGAGAGAACTGATACTTACCTCCTTAATCTTTAGTATCTCTTTACTCGGAACATTAGCCTATATTCCTAGCGTTTACTTAGCCTGGAAAGAAGGTAAAACCGAGATCCTCTGGATCGACACATTCGCTCTCATCCTAATTTATATTCTAGTGATCGGAAAAAGAATCTCCTTCGGAATAAAGGCAGCGTTGATACTCTTTTTGAATTTTCTCCTGGGCACAGCCTTGCTGATCGCCTTAGGCCCGGAAGGAGGTGGAATGCTTTGGCTTTTTCCTTTTCCGGTACTCGCGGGAGTTCTTTTCGGGCTCGTCCCTTCTCTACTCGGTCTCTTAGCAAATGCGATCGTAGTCTATTTAGTGGCCCAGGCTCCGTATTACTTTTCTCTTCCTTGGTACATGGCTCCCGAAAGAATGTATGTGGTTGGCCTGAATTTTCTCATAGCGAATACCATAGTTTGTGTGCCTCTTACTATCCTAATGAGAGGATTGCAAACGAGCATAGAGAGAAGGAACGAATACCTTTCTAACCTTAGATTAAGAAAATCTCATATATATAGATCTAAACGAATTCTGGAAAACGAGGTTGCCCGTAGAATAGAGATCGAGAGGACTCTCGAAGAGAATCTGAGAGAAAAGGAAGTTCTTCTTCACGAAATCCATCATAGGGTTAAGAATAACTTACAGATCGTATCCGGAATGTTAAACCTGCAAAACATGTATTCTGGAGAATCCACTAGCTCTGAAGTACTCACAAAGGCACAGAGTAGGATCTCTGCCATGGCAATGATACATGATCATCTCTATAAGCAGGACAGATTTGCAAACGTAGACATGAAGAATTATTTAGAGTCCTTACTCCAGCATCTAGTGACCTCTTACTTTCCTACGGGGAATAGGATCGGCTTCGAATCAGATCTAGATCCGGTTCGAATCTCTATGGAAAGAGCAATACCTTGCGGTCTTATCGTGAACGAGCTGATCTCCAACTCTTTAAAGCATGCTTTTCCCGGAGAGACCAAAGGAAATATTAAGGTCCAGCTGAAGATCAAAGGTTCTCATCTCCATTTAACTGTAGAAGATGACGGAGTAGGAATGCCTTCTATCCAAGAATGGTTCGGAGTAGGTTCTTCTAAAGCCGAGCCCTCCGATTCTCTAGGTCTTATGATCATTCGTTCTTTGTGCAGCCAGTTGAAGGCAGAACTGGATCTGAAAAACACAGGTGGAACTTCGGTTTGCTTGATTTTTTTAGCTCAATGA
- a CDS encoding DoxX family protein — MIQRLLKTDSDLTSLILRIVLAVVIFPHGAQKVLGSFGGYGFSETYAFLTNAGFPGVLVLLLFVAEFLGPLGLLTGLLTRVAAAGIGVIMIVAGVTHFANGFFMNWAGGQQGEGFEYHILAAAISLVLVIKGGGKASLDGVIANK, encoded by the coding sequence ATGATTCAAAGACTTCTTAAAACAGACTCGGACCTCACCTCGCTCATACTTAGAATAGTTTTGGCAGTGGTCATCTTTCCTCATGGAGCTCAGAAAGTATTGGGTTCGTTCGGAGGCTATGGCTTCTCCGAAACCTATGCATTCTTAACTAACGCAGGCTTTCCAGGAGTGCTGGTACTCTTGTTATTCGTAGCAGAGTTTTTAGGACCTCTAGGATTGCTAACCGGTCTACTGACCAGAGTCGCAGCAGCGGGGATCGGAGTCATAATGATCGTAGCAGGTGTAACTCACTTTGCGAACGGATTCTTTATGAATTGGGCGGGCGGACAACAAGGGGAAGGTTTCGAATATCATATACTCGCAGCCGCAATCTCACTCGTGCTCGTAATCAAAGGAGGAGGAAAGGCTTCCTTGGACGGAGTGATCGCAAATAAATAA